CCAGAAGAAGATGCTCCGCCATCTCCGCCACCGTTACCTTTATTATTTGTAACATTTAAGTAAATAATAGCTGCACATACACCTATAATACCAGTTGCAATCAATGTCAATTCATTTAATGGTGCTAATGCAAAACCTAGGAAGAAGAACGGCCATACTTCTTTAGTTGCCATTAAGTTAATAACCATTGCATATCCTACTGCTACAACGAATCCACCACCAATTTTCATTCCATCAGTAAACCATTCTGGCAATAATTTAAGAGCATGTTGAATAACAGGAGAAGGTATAAATAACAATAATAGGGCAGGAATAGCAATACGTAAACCTTGACATGCAAGCGCAACCATATGCCATAATTCTACACCTTTGAAATTTCCTTTTTCTGCTTCTCTATCAGCTTGGTGAACAATAACTACTGATAAAGTACGAACAACCATAGTTAAAACTAACCCAGCTGTAGCAAGTGCAATCGCTGTACCAATCGCTACAGTTTGACCCGCAGCATCAAATTTTCCAGCTTTAACAAAAATAATTGCCGAAGCTACAGAAGCAAGAGCCGCGTCTGGAGCAACTGCCGCTCCTACATTTGCCCAACCTAAAGCCAT
This is a stretch of genomic DNA from Leptotrichia hofstadii. It encodes these proteins:
- a CDS encoding PTS mannose/fructose/sorbose transporter subunit IIC, whose amino-acid sequence is MDFNILSIILILIVAFLAGMEGILDQFQFHQPIIACSLVGVATGHIKECVMLGGALQLMALGWANVGAAVAPDAALASVASAIIFVKAGKFDAAGQTVAIGTAIALATAGLVLTMVVRTLSVVIVHQADREAEKGNFKGVELWHMVALACQGLRIAIPALLLLFIPSPVIQHALKLLPEWFTDGMKIGGGFVVAVGYAMVINLMATKEVWPFFFLGFALAPLNELTLIATGIIGVCAAIIYLNVTNNKGNGGGDGGASSSGDPLGDILNDY